The region ATTCCGTCTCTTAATTTCTCATGCATATGTGATGATAACAGCCCTTAATTAAAATTCAAgcattataaattatttacaacTTTTTAGAAAATACAAAAGAGCACACcgaattattaataatgctcaaatatttaagtagaaagaaaacaaaaaatcgAAATAGTTAACATGCTAACTGATTATTCCATTCGTTGTATTCTCgaattattatatctatTCCAAATTGTTAAATAATACCTGaatgcatttatttttatctttgtATAGCCAACGTCTATCATAGTGAAACGtattatgtaaataaaattttcgataaaaagaaaacgtgaaaaatatgaataaataatagttGTTTTGCATTTTATGGATAAcatgttttaattttttcctttttcggtttttcatattctttCAAAAGTATACAAATTGTATATCcatttaaacaaaaaaaattgtaaaaaatggcATAATGATGGCAACAACACGTAAAAATGCTTATCCTGCGTAATATTGTTCACATATTGTATTGAAACGGTTTTAGTCAAgctttaaaataaaatgatacattatatacatatataaatataaaataatgttaatAGAAAATTCTATTAAATGCTGTAAATATTCcctttaaaatatgcatgaaattgtatatattattttgtggGTGTAATGGAGACAGTATAACCATGATCACTATCCAAactttttatcattttaatACAACGATTTTCCATAtccaatatattatatatatatttgttactatttaaaaataatcaacATTTCAGTTAATACACATATGTTCATTTTCTTATTCATCTTTAAAAGAATGGGCCCCAtgtaaaagaaatatcataaaaaaataaaacaaatgtttaaaaatataaaataaaattgtgtgtgactaataaaaaaaaaaaatatgaacatggaataaaaataacaatataaatattcaattatggaaaatattttatgaacagcaagaattattttaaaaatttacatgCACATGCTATAAAATAggttatataaaaaacagtATACTAGGAAATATAGGAGCGGAGCATGATACAAAAACAAAGggaataaacaaataaaaaatataataatataaataaaataattgtaagtgatgaaattgaaaataaatgaacaaaTTAGATATGttgataaagaaatatattaatttttattaaaacaatatttcaaaaaataatacttggaaatattttgaggtggtattatatattattaatgcTTTGAGAAAAACtgttaaagaaaaatgtgATAAAATGGAACAAAgtacaataaataaataaaaataatatattataccaTGTGAATTTGTTATAAACCTTTTATAAGCAAGtcattaattaaaaagttagaaaaagtaaaataaataaaacaaagcTGGAATTATTCTACAAGTTAAATATTAAGCACATTGCATATATGTGCTTCAATTGGTGCTAGTTCACGATTTTTACCTTTTCAAGAATTcaaaaaaagcaaaacGAAATGTAGATAGCGTAAGATATGAACTACCCAACCAGTTTGATACGTTTTAAAGATCTGAGAgtgaataatataaaaggcaaaattttttacaccAATAGAGGGCAATATAAGACAAACTCGTTTTTATACTACTGTATTAATAACTTAAGTCAGTTAAACAAtgtaagaaaaaattactCTAGTTTAGGACAGCTAGTtgatagaaaaaaaaatgttgtaAATTTAAGTGACGATGGTAATATTGTCAAAAGCTACAAAAgagtaaatataaagaaaatacttaagggtaataaaaaatcggAAGAATTTGAAAATGGGGTAATTTGcagcaaaaaaaacaaactaGGGGATACAAATACGGAAtctaattttgttaattttaatgGCATGGGCATTCAATCAgaatataatacaaaagAGAATGTTTATGAAAATCGAGAagacaaaattattatgaacaATATTGAGCAAAAAGATAAAGAACTGAAAAACAGTCAGGAGGATTATTCAACTCAAATCGATGTTAGTAGTATGGatgaaatttatttaaaaaatttacaaaaaaaaaataaaagagatATAGATGAtgagaatataaaaaattctgTTGATGAactattttattcaaaaggcacaaaaaaaaaattaatgaaaagacttatttttaatagtaaTTGTGATTATATggatttaattaataaatatcaaGAATTTAAAGAAATTGATGAAGACAAATTTTATGCTTTGGATAATAGTGTAAATAATTCTACAAATTTAGAACAAGACGGAAATAAAgcaaatgataaatttgGATATTTGCATGAAGTAGAAAGAGAAAAtattgatgaaaataaatatataaatacaaattttaaatatttaaaaaataatacaaatatatcaattttttctgaagtaggaaaaaaagaaatattagaTACAtgcaaaagaaaaaaaaatatgcaaaatgaaataaataaaaatagtcaagaaaaaaatatctttaataatgatatatttttttggttGAAGCGAAAAGTTCATAGGTCTATTGATTGGAATATTTCACCTGATAGATTGAACAAACAGGATGATATAATAGATGTAACGGAATTGAATTGTCtagagaaaaataatactcCTGAGTCTGACATGGTAGaagaaggaaaaaatatatctgcttatgataaattagacaaacaaaaattaattctcgacaaaaataatgaaaattttcaaacagatgaagaaaaaaaaacaaaaagagcttatatagaaaagaaaatatcTCCATtcaactttttaaaaaagttaaatataaatgtagtAGATGaggaaaataaagatatgaaaaaggaattagaaaatgaaaataataagaatgatgaaaaaataaaagaagcacgagaaaaagaaaaggaaTCATTGATACAAATGTATTTGAACAATTtggaagataaaaaaagcaaactaagtttaaataatattttagatAAAGAGAAAGAACCCCTAAACTTGTCAGACACAAACATAGATTCAAATTCAGTCCACAAATTTACTAGTGACAAAGATAGTGAGCATAGTTTGGAGTTTATTCCCATGGCGggaaatgataaaaaagatgaTGAAACAGTTATTGATGAGCTAATTTGTCAAGCTAACAATCAAGAAGACATAAAAAGGGAACCAAAAGATAAAACATATGAAGGTATAATAGATAAtagcaaaaatattttcaaaaaattaaaagaaaattatgaattatttaaaaaagaaaatatgtcaccatatatattagaagggtgtgaaaaatatataaattattattatggtATAGAAaaggaagaaaaaataaaagagatGAAACAATATTCagaattaaatttttatgatgTAATAAaggataaaaattttactatcgaaaattataatatgcttataaaaagtaaaatactatttaataaagaagaagaagcatttaattattttaatttattaaaaaaatatgattttaaaataaatgtggatacatataatagttTAATGTACACATGTATTGTTCAGAAAAATGCTAAATTAAGTagattaatttatttgcaAATGATAAAAGATATGTTTATAcctaataaaaatacattttgtATTATGATTAAATCACATATATTagataatgatataaaaagtgcttttcatttatatagaaaaatggTTAAAGAGGAAATCGAAGTAGACCTACCAATTTATTCAACACTAATAGATGgattaataaaacataaattatataaaagagctgaaaatttttataattatattataaattataaaaatgttgtacctgatgaaatattatatactatTATGATCAAAAATTGTTCATATAATGGAGAAGctgaaaaatgtttaaacATTTATGAAACAATGttatcaaataatttgaGAATAACTGATATAACTTtaatagaaataattaattgtTTATCAAAAAGAGttgattattttcataaagttttccatttttataatatttatttagcTAACGATATGAAACTAAACCATCGaattatgttatatatgattataGCTTGCTCAAATAgtggaaatataaaaagactaaaagaaatattaaaaactatgaataaatataaaataaaaatcacTGATGAAATgtattgttatattataagGGCTTTTGCAAATAACTGTAAAAGTAGAAATATGCAAAtaagtgaaaaaaacaacaatataaaatatgcttggggtattatatattatatgatgaatattagaaaaaataacataaatGACAAATCTAATGTTTCAGGATCATCAACAGAAAATGAGCATACAAATTCCCcattaattcaaaaaaaaaatcatattgTAAATACTAAACTACTGAACAGTATAgttctattatatattaattgtGAGTATTATGAATACTCTATAAATATgctaaaatattattcatatttccATTGTATCCCAGATTATTATACTTTTAATATGCTATTTAAAAtgcttttttataaacaaaaagatTATGGAAAGGTTATATGCCTGTACAACTATATGGTAaataatactaatataaaaatagatgAACATACATTTGATTTAGTATTAAATTCAGctattaaaacaaaatcgtcaaaaaatactttatttattttacggCATATGTTTACTGCCAAAATTTATCCAACTCCTAAAAcgattaaaaaattatttcatgTTGCTAGACATATTACAGATATTCaacttattattaatagtaTGATACatcaacaaaaaaaagacatatatgaagaaaatgttaaagaaaatcaacttatacaattaaatattgatgaatatgaattgaatttatttaaagatGGTAAAACTTTTAAAACCAAATCAGAGATCGATCAAGTAAGGgatcaattttttaaaagaaaggAAAGAATTGAAaaggataaaaaaatgtcaaaaaataaaaaatcatcTGATTGGCTACCTTATGGGCAATATTTGCAAAGCAAGAAAAAGGGAGGAGAGATTTATGCCAAGAAAGTTGACAGACCCAGGCCCCTTCCATTCGATtgacatataatataattatatctGTGCAGCTTTATTTACTACATCCCCTTATTCCGTTTTCTCACAGTGTCATACACCATTTATAGTATGACATCCACTATTTTTcgaattattaaaattaaatacgCAAGTTAGTTCTCATCAaaagatattaaaaaattataaaatgttaaggatgaaacaaaaaaaataaaaagtcagatatataaaatggtaATCACATAATACCCAAAGTGGTAATGAATATAGGCATTTCTTTGATGCTGTGTCCtcaattaatttatttaacaaCGAGCAGTTAAAATGcctaatgttttttttttgtctattcatttattatttttattttttttaattaaaattagtgtaatttaataaattattatcaactaaatttattatatatgaaatcACTATATTTGCTagagatataaataaaattatctCTATAGTTAATTTATCGCCactataaaataaaatgtaaaattttaaaagaaataatataatgtcCATATAAAGGAGTTTCCTGCAATCAAATATGTTggggaaaatatatatatgtgtgtttGGCATaataaactattttttttttcacattttaATTGATTAATCTTACcagatgaaaaaaattagtgTGAAGCtaatatgataatataggTTGTGTGCTGATAAAAAtttctgaaaaaaaaaaaacgaaaaaaaaattatgaacgTTCAGGTTGTAAAAGTAGGTATAGAAAAATTTAGCAGCTAAATTGGTAAGCAGCTAgccaaataaattatatgtgtgtgtgtgtGGACAAAACAAAcgtaattattttaaatttataaataaaagaaatatatatattacactTTTCAAGATATTGAGAATGTGATAATAGGATAAAATGCTTGACATGTCAGCAATAGCTTGGACATGTTTTGGAACTAGAgctttttcataattttttttttctttttttttggatgttaattttatatgatttttttcaataaatgGGATACTCATACTTTGTGTTTTCATTTCAATTTGTCTGCTCCTattaatgtatttttttttaatatcttttttaaaatttttttttggaataTCTTCAAAGTCAGTGTCATAAATCAATTTTATATCCTGTAGGTCATTACTTATATCagtattttctttataataaaaaagccAACTACCATGACATGTgtatttattcaaaaataaatttggtTCATTTCCATTTGGCATTATTGTATTACCCCTTATAGTGATTAtgaattttaaatattctgaaaaaaaaaaaaaaaaaaaaaataataaaatgaaatagtCATAAAATAAGACAAAATTTAGCTAGCTATAACACTTAAATTGGcaacattattttatgtatataaggaaaaaataaaattcaaTCATATACaacttttaatattataataatattttttagattAAACTtggatataaatattcttaCTTTCTACACatttgtaaattatttttttaatatatgatataattttattaatatatgatataattttattaatatatggtgtaatttttttaatatatgacataactttttttatatatgacataactttttttgagtatttgataaattttttatatgagcGATGTATAGACttcctatatatttttattaatgtaGAAGACAAATCTACagcatatttaattattaatataaaatatactaaatagtatatatatataaataatgaaatataaaataaagatttactatgattatatatagaaaataagaATATTAAATCAGAAAACGTATTTAATTGGTTGATAATTCCTgctataattaaaaatatatcaaatttaCGATGATTAATTGTATAattgttattttcaaattgaatatatttcaataattctttatttaaatcatgGTTAACATCTTTTAACTCGtccaatatataatatttatcttCACCGTCATTTATATTCTCATTGATTGGTATTTCATTTGGTTCATTGtcacaaataataaaatatttttcttttgaaaaaagtttattgtctgtatgtttttttttatcattatcttGTTTGGCATTGATAGGATCGAGATTGgctatattttgttttttttgtttttttttataactaagatatttttcatatattctttttttgacTTCtttgatattatattttcgaACTAAACTGTATTTAATATCATTACTAATTATTAAATcgatgtaaaaaaaaacaaaaatgtaAACATATA is a window of Plasmodium vinckei vinckei genome assembly, chromosome: PVVCY_14 DNA encoding:
- a CDS encoding pentatricopeptide repeat domain-containing protein, putative; its protein translation is MNYPTSLIRFKDLRVNNIKGKIFYTNRGQYKTNSFLYYCINNLSQLNNVRKNYSSLGQLVDRKKNVVNLSDDGNIVKSYKRVNIKKILKGNKKSEEFENGVICSKKNKLGDTNTESNFVNFNGMGIQSEYNTKENVYENREDKIIMNNIEQKDKELKNSQEDYSTQIDVSSMDEIYLKNLQKKNKRDIDDENIKNSVDELFYSKGTKKKLMKRLIFNSNCDYMDLINKYQEFKEIDEDKFYALDNSVNNSTNLEQDGNKANDKFGYLHEVERENIDENKYINTNFKYLKNNTNISIFSEVGKKEILDTCKRKKNMQNEINKNSQEKNIFNNDIFFWLKRKVHRSIDWNISPDRLNKQDDIIDVTELNCLEKNNTPESDMVEEGKNISAYDKLDKQKLILDKNNENFQTDEEKKTKRAYIEKKISPFNFLKKLNINVVDEENKDMKKELENENNKNDEKIKEAREKEKESLIQMYLNNLEDKKSKLSLNNILDKEKEPLNLSDTNIDSNSVHKFTSDKDSEHSLEFIPMAGNDKKDDETVIDELICQANNQEDIKREPKDKTYEGIIDNSKNIFKKLKENYELFKKENMSPYILEGCEKYINYYYGIEKEEKIKEMKQYSELNFYDVIKDKNFTIENYNMLIKSKILFNKEEEAFNYFNLLKKYDFKINVDTYNSLMYTCIVQKNAKLSRLIYLQMIKDMFIPNKNTFCIMIKSHILDNDIKSAFHLYRKMVKEEIEVDLPIYSTLIDGLIKHKLYKRAENFYNYIINYKNVVPDEILYTIMIKNCSYNGEAEKCLNIYETMLSNNLRITDITLIEIINCLSKRVDYFHKVFHFYNIYLANDMKLNHRIMLYMIIACSNSGNIKRLKEILKTMNKYKIKITDEMYCYIIRAFANNCKSRNMQISEKNNNIKYAWGIIYYMMNIRKNNINDKSNVSGSSTENEHTNSPLIQKKNHIVNTKLLNSIVLLYINCEYYEYSINMLKYYSYFHCIPDYYTFNMLFKMLFYKQKDYGKVICLYNYMVNNTNIKIDEHTFDLVLNSAIKTKSSKNTLFILRHMFTAKIYPTPKTIKKLFHVARHITDIQLIINSMIHQQKKDIYEENVKENQLIQLNIDEYELNLFKDGKTFKTKSEIDQVRDQFFKRKERIEKDKKMSKNKKSSDWLPYGQYLQSKKKGGEIYAKKVDRPRPLPFD